The Deinococcus yavapaiensis KR-236 genome includes a region encoding these proteins:
- a CDS encoding VOC family protein has translation MTHPTAQAAHAARIDPKLTLGEVALTVHNLSVVTRFYQGVIGLTLLAQDEERAVLGTPDGHPLVTLRRDPHAPTPPSNATGLYHLAIAFPTRPDLARWLKHAAALNLRLGQSDHLTHEAFYFNDPEGNGIEMYTDWPQEQWPFKDGKFTADAAERKAIDIQGLLGTLADDDAGWKGAPIGTRMGHVHLKMSDPRATRAFYESVLGFDIGFDDMGAVFAGAGGYHHHVGNNAWHSAGGPTPPQGALGLRHYVIELSSAQELDAVTARLKNASIAVHETPAGPVVRDAAGNRVLLRSAPSTVESALTALD, from the coding sequence ATGACCCACCCCACCGCACAAGCCGCGCACGCCGCACGCATCGACCCGAAGTTGACCCTCGGCGAAGTCGCCTTGACCGTCCATAACCTCAGCGTCGTCACCCGCTTCTACCAAGGCGTCATCGGCCTGACCTTGCTGGCTCAAGACGAGGAACGCGCGGTGCTGGGCACGCCCGACGGACACCCGCTGGTCACGCTGCGCCGCGACCCCCACGCGCCCACACCGCCCTCCAACGCCACCGGCCTGTACCACCTCGCCATCGCGTTCCCCACCCGCCCCGACCTCGCCCGCTGGCTGAAGCACGCCGCCGCGCTGAACTTGCGGCTCGGGCAGTCGGACCACCTCACGCACGAAGCGTTCTACTTCAACGACCCCGAAGGCAACGGCATCGAGATGTACACGGATTGGCCTCAGGAACAGTGGCCGTTCAAGGACGGCAAGTTCACCGCCGACGCCGCCGAGCGCAAGGCCATCGACATTCAAGGTCTGCTCGGCACGCTCGCCGACGATGACGCGGGCTGGAAGGGCGCGCCGATTGGCACGCGCATGGGACACGTGCACCTCAAGATGAGCGACCCGCGCGCCACCCGCGCCTTCTACGAAAGCGTCTTGGGCTTCGACATCGGCTTTGACGACATGGGAGCTGTGTTCGCGGGCGCTGGCGGCTACCACCACCACGTCGGCAACAACGCTTGGCACAGCGCGGGCGGACCGACCCCTCCGCAAGGGGCGCTGGGACTGCGGCACTACGTGATCGAACTGTCGAGCGCACAAGAACTCGACGCGGTCACAGCGCGATTGAAGAACGCCAGCATCGCGGTGCACGAAACGCCCGCAGGGCCGGTCGTCCGGGACGCTGCCGGGAACCGGGTGTTGTTGCGCTCGGCTCCCTCCACGGTCGAGAGCGCGCTCACCGCCCTCGACTGA
- a CDS encoding NADP-dependent oxidoreductase has translation MFRFTLVLLAAAAGAVWYLNRQRTTESTSTVPSPSTGPATPVTPTPAPLTKKESHMRALHVPAAGEQPQLSDIPTPTPSEGTVLIRVKAAGLNPIDNAVAAGMLTHWGFPHEYPVVLGRDAAGIVEAVGAGVDHVAVGDEVLGHVLLAPPISAGTLAELALLPADAVTKKPAKLDFTTAAALPLAGASAVQVIDAISPQAGQTVLVNGASGGVGSFVVQLLAARGVTVVATGKASDAARLTGLGASKVIDFTAGSVAEQVRAAYPNGVDAMINLHGMDPAGVPLAAVRRGGRISSLAAMPDEASLSAAGVTGTPVMSRPTRDVLAPLAEQAAAGTLKVVVSDVLPLDRAAEGLGRLATGGASGKLVVTLDN, from the coding sequence ATGTTCCGATTTACCCTCGTGCTTCTCGCCGCTGCCGCCGGTGCTGTCTGGTACCTCAACCGCCAGCGCACCACCGAGTCCACCTCAACCGTCCCGTCCCCCTCGACCGGCCCAGCCACGCCCGTCACGCCCACCCCCGCTCCCCTCACCAAGAAGGAGTCCCACATGCGCGCCCTGCACGTTCCCGCCGCCGGCGAACAACCCCAGCTTTCCGACATCCCGACCCCCACGCCCAGCGAAGGCACCGTCCTGATTCGCGTGAAGGCCGCCGGCCTCAACCCCATCGACAACGCGGTCGCGGCGGGCATGCTGACCCACTGGGGCTTTCCGCACGAGTACCCCGTGGTGCTGGGACGTGACGCCGCCGGCATCGTCGAAGCCGTCGGGGCGGGCGTCGATCACGTCGCCGTCGGAGACGAGGTGCTGGGGCACGTGTTGCTCGCGCCGCCCATCTCCGCCGGGACGCTCGCCGAACTCGCGCTGTTGCCCGCCGACGCCGTCACCAAGAAGCCCGCCAAGTTGGACTTCACCACGGCCGCCGCCTTGCCGCTCGCCGGCGCGTCCGCCGTGCAAGTCATCGACGCGATCAGCCCGCAAGCCGGTCAGACCGTGCTCGTCAACGGCGCGTCGGGCGGCGTGGGGTCCTTCGTCGTGCAACTGCTCGCCGCTCGGGGCGTGACGGTCGTCGCGACCGGCAAAGCCAGCGATGCCGCCCGCCTCACGGGACTCGGCGCGTCCAAAGTCATCGACTTCACGGCCGGTTCGGTCGCCGAGCAAGTTCGCGCGGCGTACCCGAACGGCGTGGACGCGATGATCAACTTGCATGGCATGGATCCGGCGGGTGTTCCGCTGGCCGCCGTGCGCCGTGGCGGCCGGATTTCGAGCCTCGCGGCGATGCCGGACGAAGCGTCGTTGAGCGCGGCTGGCGTGACGGGCACGCCGGTGATGAGCCGCCCGACGCGTGACGTGCTCGCGCCGCTCGCCGAGCAAGCGGCCGCTGGAACGCTGAAGGTCGTCGTGTCCGACGTGCTGCCGCTCGACCGGGCGGCCGAGGGCTTGGGCCGTCTGGCCACGGGTGGGGCGAGCGGGAAGCTCGTCGTCACGCTCGACAACTGA